A genomic segment from Pediococcus acidilactici encodes:
- a CDS encoding APC family permease produces MLGLGSLIGSGWLFGSMEAASVAGPAAIFSWIIGFIVIAVIAYNYIELGTMFPESGGMSKFAQYSHGSLVGFIASWANWISLITLIPIEAVASVQYMSTWPWAWAKWTHHFFKNGTITTSGLLVVFCFILIFTLLNYWSVSLLTRFTSLISIFKIAVPLITIIFLTLSGFHPENYGHSLTEFMPYGSASIFAATSASGIIFSFNAFQTVINMGNEVKNPKRNVGLGVGISLLISAVLYLVLQSTYITSIPSSLIAQSGWHGINFESPFADLAILLGIHWLSVLLYLDAFISPFGTGVSFVASTGRALAAMSSNKHFPKILGKINAKYGIPRIAMAFNAVLSMVMVSIFRSWGTLASVISTSTLIAYLTGPITVVSLRKMASRFNRPVRLKAIQFMAPLAFILASLAIYWAMWPTTVEVILVILLGLPIFIYYEWRLHWKETLSQLRSSLWLIVYLIFLSIMSYIGSADFNGKNIIHYPFDFIIIIVAAFIFYVWGMRSRIITVSFGNAREVNNRVKK; encoded by the coding sequence ATGCTCGGACTTGGTTCTCTAATTGGTTCCGGATGGCTTTTTGGATCAATGGAAGCCGCTTCGGTGGCTGGCCCGGCAGCAATCTTTTCTTGGATAATTGGTTTTATCGTGATTGCAGTAATTGCCTATAATTACATCGAACTAGGCACGATGTTTCCTGAATCCGGAGGAATGAGTAAATTTGCCCAATACAGTCACGGATCGTTAGTAGGCTTTATTGCCTCTTGGGCCAATTGGATTTCTTTAATAACTTTAATTCCCATTGAAGCCGTCGCTTCGGTCCAATACATGAGTACTTGGCCGTGGGCTTGGGCTAAATGGACTCATCACTTTTTCAAAAATGGGACGATTACCACCAGTGGTTTGTTAGTAGTGTTCTGCTTTATTCTAATCTTCACCCTCCTAAATTACTGGTCGGTATCCTTATTAACCCGATTTACAAGCTTAATTTCAATCTTTAAAATTGCCGTGCCCTTAATCACCATCATCTTTTTAACGTTAAGCGGTTTTCATCCAGAAAATTACGGCCATTCTTTAACCGAATTTATGCCGTACGGATCGGCTTCAATCTTTGCTGCCACCTCGGCTTCTGGAATTATTTTTTCCTTCAATGCCTTTCAGACGGTAATTAATATGGGCAATGAAGTTAAGAACCCTAAAAGAAACGTTGGTTTGGGTGTGGGGATCTCCCTTTTGATTAGTGCCGTACTTTACTTAGTTTTACAAAGCACCTACATTACTTCGATTCCAAGTTCATTGATCGCTCAATCAGGTTGGCACGGGATTAATTTTGAATCTCCCTTTGCCGATTTAGCAATCCTCCTAGGGATTCACTGGCTGTCGGTCTTACTTTACCTGGACGCCTTTATTTCACCGTTTGGTACCGGGGTTTCCTTCGTTGCTTCAACGGGACGGGCCTTAGCCGCCATGTCGAGTAATAAGCATTTCCCCAAAATTTTAGGGAAGATCAATGCTAAGTATGGAATTCCACGGATTGCAATGGCCTTCAATGCCGTTTTAAGTATGGTAATGGTTTCGATTTTTAGGTCATGGGGTACTTTAGCAAGTGTCATCTCAACTTCGACCTTAATTGCTTACCTAACGGGCCCGATTACGGTGGTTTCGTTAAGAAAGATGGCCTCGCGTTTCAACCGGCCCGTCCGGTTAAAAGCAATTCAATTCATGGCTCCGTTAGCCTTCATCTTAGCTTCCTTAGCTATTTACTGGGCAATGTGGCCCACGACGGTAGAAGTTATCCTGGTTATTTTACTTGGCTTACCAATTTTCATATATTACGAGTGGCGTTTACATTGGAAAGAAACCCTTAGCCAGCTACGTAGTAGTCTTTGGTTAATTGTGTATCTAATCTTTCTTTCCATCATGTCTTACATTGGTAGTGCTGATTTTAACGGTAAGAATATAATTCATTACCCATTTGACTTTATAATAATTATTGTGGCGGCGTTTATTTTTTACGTTTGGGGAATGCGCAGCCGAATTATCACTGTCTCGTTTGGTAATGCACGAGAGGTTAATAACCGCGTCAAAAAGTAA
- a CDS encoding arsenate reductase family protein, whose protein sequence is MPTFYCYSKCSTCKKAEKWLKERDVSYKKIDLVEQPPTKAQLLDVFAKSDQSLRYFFNTSGMDYRKMKLKDKVDTMSKEQAAELMSQNGKLIKRPLMVDDTKVTCGFNTTVYEENWL, encoded by the coding sequence ATGCCCACTTTTTATTGTTATTCTAAGTGTAGTACGTGTAAAAAGGCCGAAAAATGGCTGAAAGAACGTGATGTTTCCTATAAAAAAATTGATTTGGTTGAGCAGCCCCCAACTAAAGCTCAATTACTGGATGTTTTTGCTAAAAGTGATCAAAGTCTGCGTTATTTTTTCAATACCAGTGGAATGGACTACCGTAAGATGAAACTTAAAGATAAGGTAGATACGATGTCAAAGGAACAAGCGGCGGAATTAATGTCGCAGAATGGCAAATTGATTAAACGTCCGCTAATGGTGGACGATACCAAGGTTACCTGTGGGTTTAACACTACGGTATATGAAGAAAATTGGCTTTAA
- a CDS encoding helix-turn-helix domain-containing protein: MKTFLTASSLKKVILLDYLLESTTWRSSKELANVIGVTEKSILNYLEEFQQLFKETGQKIQLFNDHNKNFQIVKEEDFPIYSFYLKFYRSSYNYKLIDFMYHHPNQRLTDYAESQFTSLSTVFRYAKLLKPYFKRYQLQFLPYRLELKGSETNIRSFYYYFYWNSTREIKNNWPFSTKLPEIETVIANFERVYEIVLEPLQHKTFAYWLAITLERSKVATVLTDETKQMVIDSDPNFNLMKKWNKMCDLPLSRDELYFLYQVIYDFGIIDGSPNYENSYALAHQQSQTDSYLAVMNLAKVVKENFGFQLATDDLELMFNFIAFHERSVFFHGNPDVFFNRSYITELKTERPREFQIMQELRHRLLKRAQPAVKALLANWQQLFLNYYFILDYYDLFAKKVTPIKILVQDDLHHTHRLWLMNKVRTYFGHSFAFEFYDYQTPIAEVDLVISNYYIDTGGTPLILMKNLPTERNWRQLGAKLYQLTK; this comes from the coding sequence ATGAAAACGTTTTTGACAGCATCGTCTTTAAAAAAGGTGATTTTATTAGATTATTTATTAGAAAGTACTACCTGGCGCTCAAGCAAAGAGCTTGCAAACGTAATCGGCGTAACGGAAAAGTCGATTTTAAATTACCTCGAAGAATTTCAGCAATTATTTAAGGAAACCGGACAAAAAATTCAGCTATTTAACGACCATAATAAAAATTTTCAAATTGTAAAGGAAGAGGATTTCCCCATTTATTCTTTTTATTTAAAATTTTATCGGTCTTCTTATAATTATAAGTTAATTGACTTCATGTACCACCATCCGAACCAGCGGTTAACTGATTATGCAGAAAGCCAGTTTACGAGTTTATCAACGGTTTTTCGATACGCCAAACTATTAAAGCCCTACTTCAAACGTTACCAATTACAATTTTTGCCGTACCGTTTAGAACTAAAGGGCAGTGAAACCAACATTCGGAGTTTTTATTACTATTTTTATTGGAACTCGACTCGGGAGATAAAGAATAATTGGCCGTTTAGTACTAAGTTACCGGAAATTGAAACGGTTATTGCTAACTTTGAAAGGGTGTATGAGATTGTTTTAGAACCCCTCCAACACAAAACTTTTGCTTATTGGTTAGCAATTACGCTAGAGAGAAGTAAGGTAGCCACTGTATTAACGGATGAAACAAAGCAAATGGTGATTGATAGCGATCCAAATTTCAACCTAATGAAAAAATGGAATAAAATGTGCGACCTTCCGTTAAGCAGAGATGAGCTGTATTTTCTATATCAAGTGATATATGATTTTGGGATTATCGATGGTAGTCCTAACTACGAAAACAGCTATGCGTTAGCTCATCAGCAAAGTCAAACGGATTCCTACCTAGCCGTAATGAATTTGGCTAAGGTAGTCAAAGAAAATTTTGGTTTCCAACTAGCAACTGACGATCTAGAATTGATGTTTAACTTTATTGCGTTTCATGAACGGAGCGTTTTTTTTCACGGTAATCCCGACGTGTTTTTTAATCGATCTTACATTACGGAATTAAAAACGGAGCGCCCAAGGGAGTTTCAAATAATGCAGGAACTTCGCCATCGACTTTTAAAGCGTGCCCAACCGGCAGTTAAAGCTTTACTAGCTAATTGGCAGCAGCTATTTCTAAATTATTACTTTATTTTAGATTATTACGATCTCTTTGCTAAAAAAGTTACGCCTATCAAAATTTTAGTGCAGGATGATTTGCATCACACCCACCGATTGTGGTTGATGAATAAGGTGCGTACTTACTTTGGCCATTCCTTTGCGTTTGAGTTTTACGATTACCAAACGCCCATTGCAGAAGTAGATTTAGTGATCTCTAACTATTACATTGACACTGGAGGTACACCATTAATCTTAATGAAGAATTTGCCTACGGAACGTAACTGGCGACAACTAGGAGCAAAGCTTTATCAATTAACTAAATAA
- a CDS encoding WxL domain-containing protein → MNKKAMITSLALGMLVLNAPTVMASQISEATNKTDVTLTAGSGKDIHPVVPDDTHDDDSGMGDVGSLSIPYASNITFGQQEIKAEDTDYYALNKKPHVQVNDTRGGAKGWSLGVAISPFVGANGKELVGAKMSLTNGKVVTKNNQSAMPKITQNTFELNKEYQEVMTAKEGQGAGAFAAVFEGKDGENENVKLHVPRAGVEAQSYSADLTWVLTDAPS, encoded by the coding sequence ATGAATAAGAAAGCAATGATCACAAGTCTTGCGTTAGGAATGTTAGTTTTAAACGCGCCCACGGTGATGGCGTCGCAGATTTCCGAGGCAACTAATAAAACGGACGTAACTCTGACCGCTGGTTCTGGTAAAGATATTCATCCAGTCGTTCCTGATGATACCCATGATGATGATTCTGGAATGGGTGACGTGGGTTCGTTATCAATCCCGTATGCTTCAAACATCACGTTTGGACAACAGGAAATTAAGGCAGAAGATACGGACTATTATGCCTTAAACAAAAAGCCTCACGTACAGGTTAACGACACCCGTGGCGGCGCGAAGGGCTGGAGTTTGGGTGTAGCAATTTCACCTTTCGTAGGTGCTAACGGAAAAGAATTAGTGGGGGCCAAGATGTCCCTTACGAATGGAAAGGTAGTGACTAAAAATAACCAATCCGCCATGCCTAAAATCACCCAAAACACTTTTGAATTAAATAAGGAATACCAAGAAGTAATGACGGCTAAGGAAGGCCAGGGAGCCGGAGCATTTGCAGCCGTATTTGAAGGAAAAGATGGGGAAAACGAGAATGTTAAACTTCACGTACCGCGTGCTGGCGTAGAAGCACAAAGTTATTCAGCTGATTTAACTTGGGTGTTGACCGATGCACCATCTTAA
- a CDS encoding TIGR02328 family protein, protein MRLWHEKLISKLPRAQLLGQHREVAALRGKGWGKKHATVDYVFTHSPYKLYQFHLLVMAEMQARGYHPDAKWFDPTYRGLHCPAYLALAPCPLTDPIYPEHDQQYLTECLENLRSKGIQILIEKGKKTKKSADKTGLR, encoded by the coding sequence ATGCGCTTATGGCACGAAAAATTAATTTCCAAACTGCCCCGGGCCCAGCTTTTAGGGCAGCACCGGGAAGTCGCGGCGCTCCGCGGCAAGGGTTGGGGCAAAAAACATGCAACCGTCGATTATGTTTTCACCCATTCGCCATACAAGTTGTACCAATTTCATTTGTTAGTAATGGCTGAAATGCAGGCGCGGGGATACCACCCTGATGCCAAGTGGTTCGACCCTACTTATCGCGGGTTACATTGCCCAGCTTATTTAGCATTGGCACCTTGTCCGCTCACCGACCCAATTTATCCCGAACATGACCAACAATATTTGACAGAATGCTTGGAAAATTTGAGGTCTAAGGGAATTCAGATATTGATTGAAAAAGGTAAAAAGACTAAAAAAAGCGCAGACAAAACTGGTCTGCGCTAG
- a CDS encoding DUF916 domain-containing protein, with amino-acid sequence MKTISKAKTHSFIRVCLILLVSLLGMELAGLAVHAAQQNGSALKVTVQAGELSTSSIDIRFSPKVNHKYAFEVTVNNTSNKKMDVAVFPSTGISTSSGITYVKSTKNLLNKNYAIPKYVKITPIGGQFKNGTLKLQPKQRRKIRVVINVNHNLRGELLGGINFAQTIGKKVNRQVVNVVKVYQKVVVIRLNMGDLTNRKNPTYANFKFTSAKDAALLSYDLLNNNPLVTYATAGSYQVLNPEGRMIAKGKLAKNKVVLTPYTKTQLSVPLLDGAKLIPGNYKFMVSGNGKRQSYKFTYTKKQLNDFTKKNGNPTHVTIKTGHTGIIIFWGVVAVVMILAGPWVYVKRKDT; translated from the coding sequence ATGAAAACGATATCAAAAGCAAAAACACACTCTTTTATTAGGGTGTGTTTAATATTATTAGTTTCGTTATTAGGGATGGAATTAGCTGGGCTTGCCGTGCATGCTGCTCAACAAAATGGTTCCGCACTTAAAGTAACCGTTCAAGCCGGAGAGCTTTCTACTTCCTCAATCGATATCCGATTTTCGCCGAAAGTAAACCATAAATACGCGTTTGAGGTTACCGTTAATAACACGAGTAATAAAAAAATGGACGTAGCCGTTTTTCCAAGCACCGGAATTTCTACTAGCAGCGGGATAACTTACGTAAAATCTACAAAAAACTTATTAAATAAAAACTATGCGATCCCAAAATACGTGAAGATAACCCCAATTGGTGGCCAGTTTAAAAATGGAACATTAAAACTACAACCTAAGCAGCGTAGAAAGATTCGAGTGGTTATTAACGTGAATCACAATCTTCGTGGGGAACTTTTAGGGGGAATAAACTTTGCCCAGACTATTGGAAAAAAGGTAAATCGACAGGTGGTTAACGTTGTTAAGGTCTACCAAAAAGTGGTTGTGATTCGGTTAAACATGGGTGATTTAACTAACCGGAAGAATCCGACGTACGCAAATTTTAAATTTACCAGCGCTAAAGATGCCGCGTTGCTCAGTTATGATTTGTTAAATAATAACCCGCTAGTTACTTACGCGACGGCCGGTTCGTACCAAGTACTAAATCCTGAAGGGAGGATGATTGCTAAAGGTAAGCTGGCGAAAAATAAGGTTGTTTTGACACCTTATACTAAAACCCAATTAAGCGTCCCCCTTCTTGACGGGGCCAAATTGATTCCGGGGAACTACAAATTTATGGTTAGTGGCAATGGCAAGCGCCAGTCGTACAAGTTTACCTACACTAAAAAGCAATTAAATGATTTTACGAAAAAGAACGGTAACCCAACGCACGTAACGATAAAGACGGGCCACACCGGAATAATTATTTTCTGGGGCGTGGTTGCGGTAGTGATGATCCTGGCCGGGCCGTGGGTTTATGTGAAAAGGAAAGATACTTAA
- a CDS encoding DUF916 and DUF3324 domain-containing protein, protein MHHLNPLKQNPKRYFLRFVLVYVCSVLLALVFSGTINANAKSNNRVTFDAKAILPKNQQSDASYYDLRVRPGANETLFIKLRNLTSEKQTIIIKTNNAVTNQNGAIDYSKSKAKLLGEPAFKQMISGPQTVTLKPKESRKVDYRLKIPAKGFEGTVLGGFYCYAKPTKTSTKQQSLSLINNFAYTIGAKLRCSNNKVQPKLSLKKAIPGLENGYLTVFATLQNSAPTLLSKLDMRATVTKAGHQKVLKETNKQISIAPRSRFRLPISWDNQPLKSGRYVLKIVLKSATGKKWQLSKEFTITGADTKLNQKAVELKKLANNLLIYLIMGLLIGVILLLSGYIYRMKRKDNKTEK, encoded by the coding sequence ATGCACCATCTTAATCCACTTAAGCAAAATCCAAAGCGATATTTTCTGCGCTTTGTTCTAGTCTACGTATGCAGTGTTTTACTAGCGTTAGTTTTTTCCGGCACTATAAATGCAAACGCAAAATCAAATAACCGGGTAACTTTTGATGCGAAAGCGATTTTGCCGAAGAATCAACAATCTGATGCCAGCTATTATGATTTACGGGTGCGCCCGGGAGCTAACGAAACGTTATTTATCAAACTGCGCAATCTTACTAGCGAAAAGCAAACGATTATTATTAAAACTAATAATGCGGTCACCAACCAGAACGGTGCCATTGATTATTCGAAATCTAAGGCTAAGCTACTAGGAGAACCGGCTTTCAAGCAAATGATTTCGGGTCCGCAAACCGTTACGTTGAAACCTAAGGAAAGCCGCAAAGTGGACTATCGTTTGAAAATCCCCGCGAAGGGATTTGAAGGTACGGTTCTAGGTGGTTTTTATTGCTACGCTAAACCTACGAAAACAAGTACCAAGCAACAAAGCTTAAGTTTGATAAATAATTTTGCATATACTATTGGGGCAAAGTTGCGATGTTCAAATAATAAAGTACAACCCAAGTTATCGTTAAAAAAAGCTATTCCAGGATTAGAGAATGGTTACTTGACGGTGTTTGCAACTTTACAAAATTCAGCGCCGACGTTGTTAAGCAAGTTGGACATGCGGGCTACCGTAACCAAAGCGGGACATCAAAAGGTGTTAAAGGAAACTAATAAGCAAATCTCAATTGCCCCCCGGTCGCGTTTTCGATTGCCGATTAGCTGGGACAACCAGCCCTTAAAAAGTGGCAGATATGTTTTAAAGATTGTTCTAAAAAGTGCTACTGGTAAAAAATGGCAACTTAGTAAAGAATTTACAATTACGGGTGCCGATACCAAACTAAACCAAAAGGCGGTGGAGCTTAAAAAGCTCGCTAATAACCTGCTGATTTACCTAATCATGGGTCTTTTAATCGGAGTGATTTTACTTCTGAGTGGTTATATTTATCGGATGAAACGGAAAGATAATAAAACGGAGAAATAA
- a CDS encoding S41 family peptidase produces MKKFINRHPFLTVVGSVIFGSVITLAGVMTFLFGFTNSTANHQTDLNRIASVYNQINSNYYRSVDSDKLATGAINGMLATLDDPFSDYLTDSDASSLNDSVAGSFGGIGIQVIKKDGHIEIMSTIDGTPAQKAKLKAGDQITKVNGKSVANQSLSKTMNAMRGKVGTTVEIELQRGNTTFTKKLKRAKIPVETVTGKMLKNKVGYITISSVAEKTASELKKNLKKLDQQGAKSYIIDVRNNPGGLMQQALKMSSMFLKDGQPIMQVKTRNGKPEVYKASHKLDGGYKVKKPAVVIINGESASAAEIFAAALHQSAGIPLVGAQSYGKGTVQNITQYTDNDELKLTIAKWLTPDGTWINKKGLKPDYKADYPEMAYITTFNHHKTYQVGQSGTDIKNLQIALKDLGYYSGKVTKNYTNDVAQAVKDYQQANHLAVTGKTDAKTIRSIEQAVIDALSKSDPALNKAEQVLAKQNKRV; encoded by the coding sequence GCAGGCGTGATGACTTTTTTGTTCGGGTTTACGAATTCGACAGCTAACCACCAAACCGATCTTAATCGAATTGCGAGTGTTTATAATCAAATTAACTCCAACTACTATCGCAGCGTGGATTCTGATAAGTTAGCTACTGGGGCAATTAACGGAATGCTGGCTACTTTAGATGACCCGTTTTCTGATTACCTCACGGATAGCGACGCTTCTTCACTGAATGATAGTGTGGCGGGCTCCTTTGGAGGAATTGGGATTCAAGTGATTAAAAAGGATGGCCACATTGAAATAATGTCCACAATTGATGGAACCCCTGCCCAAAAAGCAAAACTTAAGGCTGGGGATCAAATTACCAAGGTCAATGGTAAATCAGTCGCTAACCAGTCATTATCAAAAACGATGAACGCAATGCGGGGAAAGGTTGGAACCACCGTCGAGATTGAACTGCAACGGGGGAACACGACCTTTACCAAAAAACTTAAACGGGCGAAAATTCCGGTTGAGACAGTCACCGGGAAAATGTTAAAGAACAAGGTTGGCTACATTACGATCTCATCCGTAGCAGAAAAAACAGCTAGTGAATTAAAGAAGAACCTTAAAAAATTAGACCAGCAGGGTGCCAAATCATACATTATTGACGTCCGTAATAATCCGGGGGGACTCATGCAACAAGCGTTGAAGATGTCTTCAATGTTCTTAAAAGACGGCCAACCAATCATGCAAGTAAAGACCCGGAACGGAAAGCCGGAAGTTTATAAGGCTAGCCATAAGTTAGACGGGGGCTACAAAGTTAAGAAACCGGCCGTAGTCATTATTAACGGTGAAAGTGCCAGCGCTGCCGAAATTTTTGCGGCGGCTTTGCATCAATCAGCGGGAATTCCGTTGGTGGGTGCACAAAGTTATGGAAAGGGAACCGTGCAAAACATCACCCAGTACACGGATAATGACGAACTTAAGCTAACGATTGCCAAGTGGTTGACTCCGGATGGAACCTGGATCAATAAAAAGGGCTTGAAGCCGGATTATAAGGCTGACTATCCTGAGATGGCCTATATCACCACGTTTAATCACCACAAGACCTATCAAGTTGGTCAAAGTGGCACCGATATTAAGAATTTACAAATTGCCTTGAAAGATTTGGGATACTATTCTGGTAAAGTTACCAAAAACTACACGAACGATGTTGCGCAGGCCGTAAAAGATTATCAACAGGCTAATCATCTAGCGGTTACCGGAAAAACTGACGCGAAGACCATTCGTTCTATTGAACAAGCGGTAATCGACGCACTTTCAAAGAGTGACCCCGCCCTAAATAAAGCGGAGCAAGTGCTCGCTAAGCAAAATAAGCGTGTATAA